The Manduca sexta isolate Smith_Timp_Sample1 chromosome 20, JHU_Msex_v1.0, whole genome shotgun sequence DNA segment CACGCAGCGCAatctctcaaaagaaataattttttcccgcttttgcaacatttttcattgatgtttcgctcttattagtcatagcgtgatgttatataacctaTAACCTTCATATATAATTGGGCTATCCAACgctacaagaatttttcaattcgaaacaATAATTTCTGAGACTAGTACGTTCCAATTCTTcagcttaatataatattaagtaatatggTAATCTGTTggacgttatttattttaacaagtaAAAACACCACTGAAAAAGTTAGAGGAAAGCAAGATTCACAATTTCGATTACAAGGACGACACACTTAttctagttattttagtttaaaaaccaaattatataatataatatcagctgtgtattatatactatcccactgttgggcacgggcctctactactgagagggaaaaCCAAATgactaaactgatttttaaaacatttctacGGGACCAATTAAAGTATAtccttccaaataaaataataatttctatatcggttaataaattattgaattttgaggtaacaaacataaataaaaatacatggcGAATTgtgaacctcctccttttttcgAAGCCGGTTAAAAATAGATCATTAGTagcatttatattaatgtttttatcaattaaacaAAATGGTTTATACTGAATAGTACCTAACAAATAATAtcgttaataattaaattcgatCGAAACTTTATTGGtattatgtattgtaatttgtatcaatttacttgtgtttattatactgtttgtttcctgtactataattaaataaaatataataagtataaatcaACCAGcagtaatattttgtatgtttaaagGCATTGTAAGTCTGTAGTCTGtacacaataatttttaattaaaataataattctaattgatttattttatttttaaataagatttgcAGTTGGGTTTTGTTAATTTCTCGTTTTTGGGGTAGCATGTACTACAATGTTGAGGGCAGCCAATGTCCtcagattttgttattttaataatacaaaaaataactcacattgggaaataataaaaaaaataataatataaaatcactggatttattgatttaatgctTAATCGTCTACGCGTCTTTGTTTGGCAGGGCAGCGGATCTCCTGATACGCTTGACACAAATCATACGGCCCTTGACACCGGTGTCCATGTGGTAGCCTTCACTGCACACACACACGTTAGGCGCGCTGCAGACGCCATTCACACATCCACCAACACACACTGGCTTGCACCTGTAATGTAAATTAACTCAGCTGATGTTATGGGATAAGATACTGATGGTACCGAAATTCTGGCTTTTATCTCTGTAGCAGTAAAGACTGACAAAAGACTGACAAAGACACAATACAAGCTCTTCTGATTATACAGGATGGATTTATGAGATGAGGCAGCAAGACagctacaagaaaactttcttaAGAGCCTACCCATgaattattaatcataaaatcTGTATTCACAGATTTTGAAAAGGCAAACAGCAAGAAAATTGGCATTTCGTGCAAAATCTTTTTTGATGCCACTCGATTTATAAGGACCAAAAAACTATGGGCATACTTTTAGGCGtcaaaaattgcaaaatatttgctTACATTTCACAACATTGTATTCAGGGTCGATTAATCTACATTCAACTTAACAGTTTTATTATACagaaatttattaattcaataaaaatatgtaactatTGTCCTTCACCCCTATTCCCTATTCACCCCAATAAAGTTAGTGCATCAAGTTTACCTGGATCCACTGGGGTCGGAGTGATCAACGACGTAGCCACGAAGGCAAGAACACCGGTTATTCCCAACACACTCGCCATTCACACACGGTGGGGAACAAACAAACTGCTGACCGTGTTGCTGGTAGTCAGTGCCGTAAGGGTTGAAGAAATTAGGAGACTGATTGGTCGTATGCTCCTGTGGATAACCTCCTTGCACAGGATATAAATAGTTGGGTTGACTGGGCGATGGACTATTGTAGGACGGATTAACTTGATAACTAGTTAAATTAGAACTAAGTTGGGAAGGGCCGTTCGGGTAATAAGTATCGGGATTGACGTTGTTTGGTTGAGTGTACCACGGTTGGTTAGATGTGGTATTCCTCTGGTATGGGTACGGGCCAGGTTGGTTTACCGATGTGTTGTTCTGTGGGCTGAAATATGGGTTGGGATACATAGGTTGATAGAATACACCAGGTCGGAAGGCAGGTTGTTGGCCAGGGTAATATTGATTGGGGTAAGTAAGATTTGGTTGGTAGTAACCCGGCCGGAAATAGTAGTTTGGCATATAACCTGGGTAAGTTTGATTTAATGGGTGGCCTTGAGGAGGATATTGGCCGGGTTGATAACCTGGCTGGTATCCAATATATCCAGGATATCCAGGATAACCAGGGTATCCTGGTTGGTTGGGCTGATACGGACGTGACCCGTTGGGTGAAGAAGAATTGCCCAGTAGATTTTCAGATGCAGGGGGATTGTAAGGGTATCCTATAGGTTGGACTATGTAGTCTGGTTGAGAACCGGGATACTGGTTCGGGTACTGATTTTGACCAGGATAAGCGGGATTTTGAGGGTAAGGATAGTAAGGACGACTGCCGGGGTAGTCCGGTCTGAAGTGTGGTATTGTAGAGTTCTGACTTGGTTGTTGGTTTGGATTGTATGGCACATTGGTTTGGTTTCTGGCACCAGGATATCCAGGATATGGCCCTGGCTGGTTAATCGGCTGTTGTGGTCCTTGCCCTGGTATTAAGTTAGAAGAAGACGCACATATATTTGGTCCCACGCATACTTCATTAGGTCTGCAACCGctgtaacagaaaatatttatattcaaaatattcagaACGTACGCATATATTATGATAACTTTTTTGTTGTAGGTATGTGTAAAAAGAATTACATATGATATATgtcaagtaaaaatatttaaaaagcatGATTTGTGTACTCCTAATTAACATCACGTTTTTAATCTGTATCTTTACGGATGGACAGCTTCATGAACTTTATAgcttcaatattaaattataacatcaaacTCCTGGACCTTGTTcttttagtttcattttttaccttttgttttatttaaaatgacttATTGTAGGGTGAGCCTAATCCTATCAACCAAAATGAAATGGAATATCTCGTTAAGATTAGTGTAATCTTTTGAATGAACTCACTGTCCGCATTGAGAGATACATTCTCCGCGAGCATCTTTGTTATAACCCTGATGGCAACGACAGTCGTTAGGTGCCACACAGTCTCCATTGTTGCATCGGTCACAAACTGGCTTGCATGATCCCTGAGGCGTGGACTGATACCCAGGTCTACAGTGACAGATATTAGGTCCGGTGCAATCACCTGAAATGTAGTACAATCGTGCCAATATGTTATGCAGAGATGCAATTAGTATATAATGTTTGCTGCATCTTGCCATTTTCATTTAGGGTAAGTagagcctagttggttgtggaacggactgccgagacgaatgtccgcaggttcaaaccccaaaggcacacacctctgaattttctaaacttatgtgtgtattctttgtgaaaacggtgaaggaaaatatcgtgaggaatcctggatacctgagaagttctcagtaggaattttgagggtgtgcgaagtccaccaatccgcacttggccagcgtggtggactaaggcctaacccctctcagtagtagagaaggctcgtgcccaacagtgggacagtatatagtacagagcagatattattatattatctatcagTCGAAGATCATACCGAATCCCCCACAGTTTTCCCGGCAGGACGCCATGCAATATTTGCCATCCAGATCCAAGCTATATCCATCGTGGCAGATGCATTCTCCACCGGCACACTGTCCGTTCTGACATCCTATTGGGCAGGTGGGGACGCATGCTCCGAGGTGGTTTCTCACGTGGTCAGGGTAGCAGGTGCAAGTTTCTGGCGCCGTGCATATGGAATTGACGCAGTCTTTTGTGCATACGGGGTCGCAGAGTTTATGGTTGTGGATGTTGCGCTCGTACCCAGGGCAGCACGTCCTGATCACGCTGAGGTCAGGCCGGGACTGTGGGAGGTGAACCATTAGTTAGTCATACTTTGCAGGTTAAATTTACTAGCTAGTAATTCCTCGCACTTTATATCAGGGCATCCCTCAgagtaggtaatattttttttgcgtcCAATCAGCAGTGCTAATAAGAGAAATAGTCTTTATCTTACAAAGTTTTACCTatagatattttagtttttttgtggATTCTTACCCCGTTTCCTGCAGGCACGTGACGCGGGTCTTTCACTAATGATGCGGtcctagaaaaaataatataaatatttaatattggtgGACCACCCTCACCTGCAATTGTGAACAAATTTACTTATTAGGTTTCTTGTAGGGGGTTGGATTTTAATTAGACATGtcagtggtaaatgctgtgtttacctattagtagcacacatcaGATGCTGtatcttattgttttattgtatcgaataatataatatatagggcTGTTAgtgaatattattacaaataaataaataaataagttagcGTGACTGAAGATGGCCCGGTTCCTGTCATGGCCTACCATCGATGTTTTTGTGTCTTATTGCGAAAACATACGATTATTTCTTGTCCTTTgactattaaattttatagtatacagcgatatgttgcaatttaatcaaagattTTCTTTTACGTATTTTGAAACGATTTcatgaagattttaaattcaaatggatatttttattttaaatacaaatatccatttgaatttaaaatcttcatactGATACGTTACTTTACTGATAATAGGTGATACTTGTTAGGCAGATcaaatatttgatgtattttGTTAATTCAATATCAACTTTATACATAAACTACACCAAGTCGATATTGATTGGCCGAGAGAAATTTCAATTCTAAAATTTTTTGCGGTCGACCAACTTAAACAAAACTttcctttataatttttttttaaaactggaATGTTAGGCCAGGAACAtcttgtataatgatttctgattatgcaaatgttagacatttaaataaactatttcacgaattttatcctggtttttttactataattttctcctgacgtttcgaattACAGCTTTCATGGACACGGAGGGAGGAGTTTGGATCTGGGTagacaaaacaaaagtaaagaaaaaaaaagatttatcacTTACGGCACTTCTTTAAAACAGACTCCTACTGAGTTTTGCCCGTAGAGCGTTGCATTCTGCTGCACCGTGCCTTGTTGAGTGCTGTTGCCGAATAGactgaaaaaaaaagatgttttCTGTTGAAATAGATATACTATACTAGCAAGCGCGGCTCATTGGTATCGTCATATATAgttttactagattttgcttcTCCCCCGTtaatgagttttccgggataaaatctcgctatatatttcgggatagaaagtatctTATACCAAACTTCATAGAAATCCTTGGGTAGTTGTTGAGTTTATCGCCTTAAGAACGAACTCTGTATTATATTTCTTagaatttttaagaggaacattATCCTCATTcgtgattgttgcgtaacttcaatcgtttacgcagcgcacgcaacgaaagtTCTCAAAAGGAATGAATTTCCccatttttgcataaatttacTTTTCTTCTACCTTTCCTCAATAAATTGTctggctattcaacacaaaattaatttcaattcgAATCAGTACTCTTctaaaaaaactcttcagctctatataataatataaggatAGAGCCATCATAGGACGCAGCTAAACGAACACTACCAGGTAAGTGGCACATAATGGGAGAAAATTACACTCCGCTTTATCAGGGCATAGCAAAGTGACCTCATTGTGCCTGATGGTGAGCGGAGTGGGGCGCAAATATAATGTCGATCGACGAGTGATAATTATTCCTTGCCAGTTGACATAGTTATGCCGGCCGGTAACCgaataaacacaggctgatctcggaacttggactactatggcgggttttacactttCTATACAGAAATGTGAATATGGTTATCTCaattctgattataatatttcaaaccggccggcacaattgtgtcgattaGAGAGGGAAAATCCCATCTTGTCAATCGATATCTAAACGCCATTCCACCTACTGTCAAATGATGTGGcgtcactttagaaaaaaatcatagcgacatctagcggcttaaaataaatttatctctTATAAACAAATGACAACTAACCTGACAAAGTTCTCGCCGGCACGGTGTTGATACCCTTGCCCTCCGTAACCGCCCTTCACACCTGATTTCACGTATTGTGCGCTTGCGCACCCTATCAAAAGGGCGCATAGAAGAACTACCCGCATTTTCGCTGtaataactgtaataaaaacacatattttaaacaaacgctttttgaatatttcatatatacGAACGATCGCCTAACTGGCTGCAACTCATCAAAAACGggttttttctataaattaaaataaaagcattgTAATTCGCACTTCCAGGCGAGGATTCCAGAAAAGGGATTGTAATTAATTCAAAGGATATTCAGGGATCAAAATAAGTATGAAGGTGTATTCATAAGAAGCAAACTAAACCATTACATTACACTCTTTAGTACAATTGgacaaattataagtaaattagtGTAAAAATGACATAATGGTTTACTTACGTATCGTCAGGGTCAAGTGATCTCAGCTGCGGACAGCACTACACTGATATCATAATCTCAGCTCATGCTTATTTGTTGCTTGTGAAGATAGAACTCTTAGTACATAGGAGGTTCTGTAGATACGTCGAATGAGCAATATGGTATGGATGGCATGTCATTGTCATACGGCgtcaaccatttttttttattgctttgaatgatgagacgagcttccgttcgcctgatggcaagcgatacgtccgcccattaacagtagaaaaaccataCAACACCAtgtattacaaagcattgtttggtattcattagcgctcgccatcctgagacatgagatgttaagtcttattatgtccagtagttacactggctacgatgtcttattatgtccagtagttatactggctacaatcaTATGCAATACCATAAAATActgcttattaaaatattaacttgatGTAAGATCGgacacaaaagtagttgaataATATCATAACTTTAAAAAGCTTCTGCATatcaactttaattaaaatattctcttttctttatctaaaataaagtcaaaatggAAGTTAATTTTACTACAGGTCAACAAggatataaaagtttaaaggagattttaaaatcttaattagtGCAATTACTTTTGCGATTAATTGTACATACTCTAAAGTCGATACGGGatcgtatattatattaattcaatgGAAATTTCAGCTCGTTTTCGCTTGTCAATTGCTGTGTGTTATTGACTTTAAATAATATGGCACAGTAGCGAAGATGCTTGCCTACAACCGTTAACGCTTCCTATACCATATATTttgcattacctatatactggttactatTTTTGGAGTAGatgacttattaaaattaaacaatgttttcgtacaattttttcatgtatttatctagcttaactagcaattttaataagtcaccgactccaaaaatgAAAACCAGTATACACtattcaaacaaacaacaaatatataaacCGTTTTACTGtccaaacaaaaaacaaatgcaaAGCTCTAcgttttgtgttttttgttttgtttggacAGTAAAATGgtttatatattgataaaagAACCCTAATTCTTAAGAAGTTGAGATGTCATCAATGAGGATAACGTATATCGAAATTAATGT contains these protein-coding regions:
- the LOC115446287 gene encoding fibrillin-1 codes for the protein MRVVLLCALLIGCASAQYVKSGVKGGYGGQGYQHRAGENFVSLFGNSTQQGTVQQNATLYGQNSVGVCFKEVPTASLVKDPRHVPAGNGSRPDLSVIRTCCPGYERNIHNHKLCDPVCTKDCVNSICTAPETCTCYPDHVRNHLGACVPTCPIGCQNGQCAGGECICHDGYSLDLDGKYCMASCRENCGGFGDCTGPNICHCRPGYQSTPQGSCKPVCDRCNNGDCVAPNDCRCHQGYNKDARGECISQCGHGCRPNEVCVGPNICASSSNLIPGQGPQQPINQPGPYPGYPGARNQTNVPYNPNQQPSQNSTIPHFRPDYPGSRPYYPYPQNPAYPGQNQYPNQYPGSQPDYIVQPIGYPYNPPASENLLGNSSSPNGSRPYQPNQPGYPGYPGYPGYIGYQPGYQPGQYPPQGHPLNQTYPGYMPNYYFRPGYYQPNLTYPNQYYPGQQPAFRPGVFYQPMYPNPYFSPQNNTSVNQPGPYPYQRNTTSNQPWYTQPNNVNPDTYYPNGPSQLSSNLTSYQVNPSYNSPSPSQPNYLYPVQGGYPQEHTTNQSPNFFNPYGTDYQQHGQQFVCSPPCVNGECVGNNRCSCLRGYVVDHSDPSGSRCKPVCVGGCVNGVCSAPNVCVCSEGYHMDTGVKGRMICVKRIRRSAALPNKDA